From Pseudonocardia autotrophica, one genomic window encodes:
- a CDS encoding SDR family NAD(P)-dependent oxidoreductase encodes MSGRLQGRVAIVTGAAHGIGAATARCFVAEGAAVVLADVSERGLAALAAELGDAAHAVRCDVAVPDDLVAAVEQAVTAFGGLDILFNNAAAGAGGRIEELDPADWDRVFAVNVGGVLHGIRAAVPAIRERGGGAILNTSSVAGRCASPGIAAYAASKAAVESLTRTAALELRADGIRVNAIVPGLVRTRAAEASAPFLVDALGTDPDGYVAARQGRWGAPEEIAAVAVHLVSDEASLTTGQCYVLDNGATSRA; translated from the coding sequence GTGAGCGGACGGCTGCAGGGCCGGGTCGCGATCGTGACCGGTGCGGCGCACGGCATCGGTGCGGCCACCGCGCGGTGCTTCGTCGCCGAGGGCGCCGCCGTGGTGCTCGCCGACGTCTCCGAACGCGGGCTGGCCGCGCTGGCCGCCGAGCTCGGCGACGCGGCGCACGCCGTGCGGTGCGACGTCGCGGTCCCGGACGACCTGGTCGCAGCCGTCGAGCAGGCGGTCACCGCGTTCGGCGGGCTCGACATCCTGTTCAACAACGCGGCCGCCGGCGCGGGCGGGCGCATCGAGGAGCTGGATCCGGCGGACTGGGACCGGGTGTTCGCGGTGAACGTCGGCGGCGTCCTGCACGGGATCCGGGCCGCGGTCCCGGCCATCCGGGAGCGGGGCGGTGGCGCGATCCTCAACACGTCGTCGGTCGCGGGTCGTTGTGCCTCGCCGGGGATCGCGGCCTATGCGGCGTCCAAGGCTGCCGTGGAGTCGCTGACCCGCACCGCGGCGCTGGAACTGCGCGCGGACGGGATCCGGGTGAACGCGATCGTCCCCGGACTGGTCAGGACCAGGGCCGCCGAGGCGAGCGCCCCCTTCCTCGTCGACGCGCTCGGCACCGATCCGGACGGTTACGTCGCGGCCAGGCAGGGCCGGTGGGGCGCTCCCGAGGAGATCGCCGCGGTCGCCGTGCACCTGGTCAGCGACGAGGCGTCGCTGACCACCGGGCAGTGCTACGTGCTGGACAACGGCGCGACGTCGAGGGCTTGA
- a CDS encoding FAD-dependent monooxygenase, giving the protein MAQNDTDYDVVIVGGGPTGMLLARELRLHDVRVLVLERDEEPTTLVRSLGLHARSVEILDQRGLLDRFLAAGTVHPGLGSLAGIAAPPPRDPATAHGYILGIPQPLTDRLLTEAATETGAEIRRGAEAVEIVQDDDTVTITPADGSAVRCSWAVGCDGGRSLVRRTLGVGFPGDAATREWLLGEVEVTMPSDEVAAVSNEIRRSQLGFGIGPAPEGHFRAVVPAASVSEDRTTGPSFDDFRARLREVAGTDFGAHSPRALTRFTDATRLAERYRVGRVLLAGDAAHVHPPLGGQGLNLGIQDAFNLGWKLAAVVRHRAAPDLLDTYHDERHPVAADVLSLTRAQSALISADPGTQAVRRLLGRLLEFDDVNSYLTARIASIDIRYDLGSEADLVGRRLADLPLSRGRLYELMREGRWLLLDRDGTRSIRNRDGQVDHVVDDAADLTPAAVLLRPDGHVAWSSDEPRPLDDALSRWELC; this is encoded by the coding sequence GTGGCACAGAACGACACCGACTACGACGTCGTCATCGTCGGCGGCGGCCCGACGGGCATGCTGCTCGCACGAGAACTGCGACTGCACGACGTCCGCGTCCTCGTGCTCGAACGCGACGAGGAGCCGACCACCCTGGTGCGCTCACTCGGCCTGCACGCCCGCAGCGTCGAGATCCTCGACCAGCGTGGTCTGCTGGACCGCTTTCTCGCGGCCGGAACCGTGCACCCCGGTCTCGGGAGCCTGGCCGGGATCGCCGCGCCGCCACCCCGGGACCCTGCCACCGCCCACGGCTACATCCTCGGCATCCCGCAGCCCCTCACCGATCGGCTTCTGACCGAGGCCGCGACCGAAACCGGTGCCGAGATCCGCCGAGGTGCCGAGGCAGTCGAGATCGTCCAGGACGACGACACGGTCACCATCACGCCGGCCGACGGCTCCGCCGTGCGTTGCTCATGGGCCGTGGGCTGCGACGGCGGGCGCAGCCTGGTCCGGCGCACGCTCGGGGTCGGCTTCCCCGGCGACGCCGCGACCAGGGAGTGGCTGCTCGGCGAGGTCGAGGTCACGATGCCGTCCGACGAGGTGGCAGCGGTGTCGAACGAGATCCGCAGATCCCAGCTGGGCTTCGGCATCGGCCCGGCGCCGGAGGGGCACTTCCGAGCCGTCGTGCCCGCGGCGTCGGTGTCCGAGGATCGGACGACCGGGCCGTCCTTCGACGACTTCCGAGCCCGGCTGCGGGAGGTGGCCGGAACCGACTTCGGAGCCCACTCGCCGCGCGCCCTCACCCGGTTCACCGACGCCACCCGCCTCGCCGAGCGGTACCGCGTCGGCCGGGTCCTGCTCGCCGGCGACGCCGCACACGTTCATCCCCCGCTCGGCGGGCAGGGGCTCAACCTCGGCATCCAGGACGCCTTCAACCTCGGATGGAAACTCGCGGCGGTCGTCCGTCACCGGGCGGCGCCCGACCTGCTGGACACCTACCACGACGAGCGGCATCCGGTTGCGGCCGACGTGCTGTCGCTGACGCGCGCGCAGAGCGCGCTGATCTCGGCGGACCCCGGGACGCAGGCGGTTCGCCGCCTGCTCGGGCGCCTGCTCGAATTCGACGACGTCAACTCCTACCTGACCGCCCGCATCGCCTCGATCGACATCCGCTACGACCTCGGATCCGAGGCCGACCTGGTCGGCAGGCGGCTCGCGGACCTTCCGCTGTCGCGAGGCCGCCTCTACGAACTCATGCGAGAGGGACGCTGGCTGCTCCTCGACCGGGACGGGACCCGGTCGATCCGGAATCGGGACGGCCAGGTCGACCACGTCGTCGACGACGCTGCCGATCTGACGCCGGCCGCCGTCCTGCTGCGCCCCGACGGACACGTCGCCTGGAGCAGCGACGAGCCGCGCCCGCTCGACGATGCGCTCAGCAGGTGGGAGTTGTGCTGA
- a CDS encoding enoyl-CoA hydratase yields the protein MADTVRYEQPEPAIARVVLARPEKRNAQDRALLHALDDAYRRALADERVRVIILAADGPDFSAGHDLDTDWSMADVQPRTLTGGFGAPGAESWFATEEELFTGLCLRWRDIPRPTIAEVRGRVIGAGLMLVWPCDLIVAAEDASFVDPVVAFDMNGAEYFTHLWELGARRAKEMLFTGERISAQEAHAIGMVNRVVPGDRLETATLELARRIATRPPFGLRLAKRAVNQGLDLQGQRSAVEAAFTTHHLGHAHNQRLHGGFVDPHGRAVIRDDARARTDRG from the coding sequence ATGGCCGACACCGTCCGCTACGAGCAGCCGGAGCCCGCGATCGCCCGGGTGGTCCTCGCCCGCCCGGAGAAGCGCAACGCCCAGGACCGGGCGCTGCTGCACGCACTCGACGACGCCTATCGGCGTGCACTCGCCGACGAGCGGGTCCGGGTGATCATCCTGGCGGCCGACGGCCCGGACTTCTCCGCCGGGCACGACCTGGATACCGACTGGTCGATGGCCGATGTGCAACCCCGCACGCTGACCGGCGGGTTCGGCGCACCGGGTGCGGAGAGCTGGTTCGCCACCGAGGAGGAGCTGTTCACCGGGCTGTGCCTGCGCTGGCGGGACATTCCCCGGCCGACGATCGCCGAGGTGCGCGGCCGGGTGATCGGTGCCGGACTGATGCTGGTGTGGCCGTGCGACCTGATCGTCGCCGCCGAGGACGCCAGCTTCGTCGATCCGGTCGTCGCGTTCGACATGAACGGGGCCGAGTACTTCACCCATCTCTGGGAGCTCGGCGCCCGGCGGGCGAAGGAGATGCTGTTCACCGGGGAGCGGATCAGCGCCCAGGAGGCGCACGCCATCGGGATGGTCAACCGGGTCGTGCCGGGCGACCGGCTGGAAACCGCCACCCTGGAGCTCGCCCGCCGGATCGCGACCCGTCCACCGTTCGGCCTGCGGCTGGCCAAGCGCGCCGTCAACCAGGGCCTGGATCTTCAGGGACAGCGGTCGGCCGTGGAGGCCGCCTTCACCACCCACCACCTCGGACACGCCCACAACCAGCGGTTGCACGGCGGGTTCGTCGACCCGCACGGGCGCGCGGTGATCCGGGACGATGCACGGGCTCGCACCGACCGGGGATGA
- a CDS encoding class I adenylate-forming enzyme family protein: MDPANLLRKSARLFGRNTAFVCEERSQTYDQLLERAIRLANALRAAGVQPGDRVALLGDNAFESLEQIAGTAIGGYVRCALYGHDTADRHHYLLGLVGARALIVQDRHLAALRPMLADLPELTTVLVTGQGPAHGVTGYEDALSAASTEDPQVPLTDDDPHVIRFSAGTTGKPKGILHTVRGWMDMGTEMALVIPRFTERDRYLAPAPLSHAAGMFAWPLVAAGAATVVMPAFDTARFLELIESERITVTMTVPTLMRMIAEHPDSRTRDLSSLVTVFYGTAPAPEATLAAAIGVWGNIMYQIYGQSECLPLTVLTPEHHVLDGTDDQRRWLRSAGRPTPNSDVAILDDDGNRLPDGEIGEIAGRSPGTMRELWAAPEATAQRVTPDGWFRTRDMGRISDDGFLHLTDRKEDTIISGGYNIWPTELEDALAEHPAVAEAAVVGVPHARWGETPHAAVVLRPDAHVDPDELIAWSRERVGSVKKVTAVHLVDSLPRSPIGKVLRREVRTMLATPDRDR; encoded by the coding sequence GTGGACCCGGCGAACCTGCTCCGCAAGAGCGCTCGACTGTTCGGGCGCAACACCGCCTTCGTCTGCGAGGAACGCTCGCAGACCTACGACCAGCTGCTGGAGCGCGCGATCAGGCTGGCGAACGCGTTGCGCGCCGCGGGCGTGCAGCCCGGTGACCGGGTCGCGCTCCTGGGCGACAACGCGTTCGAGAGCCTGGAGCAGATCGCCGGGACCGCGATCGGCGGCTACGTCCGGTGTGCCCTGTACGGACACGACACCGCCGACCGGCACCACTACCTGCTCGGCCTGGTCGGTGCCCGCGCCCTGATCGTGCAGGACCGGCACCTCGCGGCGCTCCGGCCGATGCTGGCCGACCTTCCGGAGCTGACCACCGTGCTGGTCACCGGACAGGGCCCGGCCCACGGGGTGACCGGCTACGAGGACGCGCTGTCGGCGGCATCCACCGAGGACCCGCAGGTGCCACTCACCGACGATGATCCGCACGTCATCCGGTTCTCGGCGGGGACGACGGGCAAGCCGAAGGGGATCCTGCACACCGTCCGCGGCTGGATGGACATGGGCACCGAGATGGCGCTCGTCATTCCGCGCTTCACCGAGCGGGACCGCTATCTCGCACCCGCCCCGCTGAGCCACGCCGCCGGGATGTTCGCCTGGCCGCTGGTCGCGGCCGGGGCGGCGACCGTGGTCATGCCGGCCTTCGACACCGCCCGGTTCCTGGAACTGATCGAGTCCGAACGGATCACCGTGACGATGACGGTACCGACCTTGATGCGGATGATCGCCGAACATCCGGACTCCCGGACCAGGGACCTGAGCAGCCTGGTCACCGTGTTCTACGGGACCGCACCCGCACCGGAGGCCACGCTGGCCGCCGCGATCGGGGTGTGGGGCAACATCATGTACCAGATCTACGGGCAGAGCGAGTGCCTGCCGCTGACCGTTCTGACCCCGGAACACCACGTCCTCGACGGCACCGACGACCAGCGCAGATGGCTGCGCTCGGCCGGGCGCCCCACCCCGAACTCCGACGTCGCGATCCTCGACGACGACGGCAATCGGCTGCCCGACGGCGAGATCGGGGAGATCGCCGGGCGCTCGCCGGGAACGATGCGGGAGCTCTGGGCCGCCCCGGAGGCCACCGCGCAGCGGGTTACCCCGGACGGCTGGTTCCGCACCCGGGACATGGGCCGGATCTCCGATGACGGGTTCCTCCACCTGACCGACCGCAAGGAGGACACGATCATCTCCGGCGGCTACAACATCTGGCCGACCGAGCTGGAGGACGCGCTGGCCGAACATCCGGCGGTCGCCGAGGCCGCGGTCGTCGGGGTCCCGCACGCCCGGTGGGGCGAGACACCGCACGCCGCGGTGGTGCTGCGGCCGGACGCCCACGTCGACCCCGACGAGCTCATCGCGTGGAGCCGCGAGCGGGTCGGGTCGGTGAAGAAGGTGACGGCCGTGCACCTCGTCGACTCGCTGCCTCGCTCGCCGATCGGCAAGGTCCTGCGCCGCGAGGTCCGCACCATGCTGGCCACACCGGACCGCGACCGGTGA
- a CDS encoding SMP-30/gluconolactonase/LRE family protein — MTTTRSITRLATGGHYFEAPRWHDGRWWVSDIYAGVLCTYDEEGTRTEVLRVEGNPSGIGWLPDGSMLVVSMHDRRLLRRSPDGEVTVHADLSRVCEHEINDLVVTSDGRAFTGTIGFAVAAGDPPRPGAVFRVDPDGSVHVAAEDVICPNGMVVTGDGSTLLVAESFAGRLTAFTIGADGELTDRRLFAQLAEPPELGPLPEVMAALALIPDGCAIDAEDGLWVADAGHQRVLRFDRTGTLVEEIADPHGNGVYACALGGDDGRSLLICTVPDFFAAATGVDTDKANLELTRVDVPHGTGRP; from the coding sequence ATGACGACGACGAGGTCGATCACCCGGCTCGCGACCGGCGGCCACTACTTCGAGGCACCCCGCTGGCACGACGGGCGATGGTGGGTCTCGGACATCTATGCCGGGGTGCTCTGCACCTACGACGAGGAGGGCACCCGGACCGAGGTGCTGCGGGTGGAGGGCAACCCGTCCGGTATCGGTTGGCTCCCGGACGGCTCGATGCTGGTGGTCTCGATGCACGACCGGCGGCTGCTGCGCCGCTCGCCGGACGGCGAGGTGACGGTGCACGCCGACCTGTCGAGGGTCTGCGAGCACGAGATCAACGACCTGGTGGTGACGTCCGACGGCCGGGCCTTCACCGGCACGATCGGTTTCGCGGTCGCCGCGGGTGACCCGCCGCGACCCGGTGCGGTGTTCCGCGTCGATCCGGACGGTTCGGTGCACGTCGCGGCCGAGGACGTGATCTGCCCCAACGGCATGGTCGTCACCGGCGACGGCAGCACGTTGCTCGTCGCGGAGTCGTTCGCCGGCCGGTTGACCGCGTTCACCATCGGTGCGGACGGCGAGCTGACCGACCGGCGGCTGTTCGCGCAGCTCGCCGAACCCCCGGAGCTGGGCCCGCTGCCGGAGGTCATGGCCGCGCTCGCGCTGATTCCGGACGGCTGCGCGATCGACGCCGAGGACGGACTGTGGGTGGCCGACGCCGGCCACCAGCGGGTACTGCGGTTCGACCGCACCGGCACCCTCGTCGAGGAGATCGCCGACCCGCACGGCAACGGCGTCTACGCCTGCGCGCTCGGCGGCGACGACGGCCGATCACTGCTCATCTGCACGGTGCCGGACTTCTTCGCCGCGGCCACCGGGGTCGACACCGACAAGGCGAACCTCGAGCTCACCCGGGTCGACGTGCCACACGGCACGGGCCGGCCGTAG
- a CDS encoding TetR/AcrR family transcriptional regulator, with protein MALPSSRPLRADARRNREKLLAAAREAFLTGDAEANVDEISRRAGVAVGTLYRHFDTREALVEEVYRHEVDELCAAAVPLSDIHPPDEALRRFLLLLVEHAAVGRGMGIALESIMATESPVFDDARAQMAHALDQLLEAAAAAGAVRGDVGGRTVLRALGGVCGLRTVDGWQHEAVRITMIFFDGLRYRAQSSG; from the coding sequence GTGGCCTTGCCCTCGTCACGTCCCCTGCGTGCTGACGCCCGCCGCAACCGGGAGAAGCTCCTGGCTGCGGCTCGGGAGGCATTCCTCACCGGCGATGCAGAGGCCAACGTGGACGAGATCTCCCGGCGGGCCGGTGTGGCGGTCGGGACGCTCTACCGCCACTTCGACACGCGCGAGGCTCTCGTGGAGGAGGTCTACCGCCACGAGGTCGACGAACTGTGCGCCGCGGCTGTGCCCCTGAGCGACATCCACCCCCCTGACGAGGCGCTGCGCCGCTTCCTGCTCCTGCTCGTGGAGCACGCCGCCGTGGGCAGGGGGATGGGCATCGCGCTGGAGAGCATCATGGCCACGGAGTCACCGGTCTTCGACGACGCCCGGGCGCAGATGGCTCACGCCCTCGACCAGCTGCTCGAGGCGGCTGCAGCGGCCGGCGCCGTTCGCGGTGACGTCGGTGGGCGCACGGTTCTGCGTGCGCTGGGGGGCGTGTGTGGCTTGCGCACGGTGGACGGCTGGCAGCACGAAGCCGTGCGCATCACCATGATCTTCTTCGATGGCCTCCGGTATCGCGCGCAGAGTTCCGGTTGA
- a CDS encoding oxidoreductase, with amino-acid sequence MTVRDEGLSGLRVLVTGGSRGLGEATVRRFAGAGAEVVTASRSAPPADLPATFIRADLATEQDVEDLGRRVLDSIGGVDILVNNAGAASGPAPTLARSDESWVSDLDMNLLAAVRLDRALVPGMVERGSGVVVHVSSIASRLPQRGEASYAAAKAALNAYSRELATEVGGHGVRVVCVLPGFVITDGALAHLQTMAEQQGIGVEEVKQQIVNHLDLPMGRPGDPEDVAEMIAFLASDRARWLSGAEFRVDGGILPMV; translated from the coding sequence ATGACGGTTCGCGACGAGGGGCTCAGCGGCCTCCGAGTGTTGGTCACCGGCGGCAGCCGGGGTTTGGGTGAAGCCACCGTCCGTCGGTTCGCCGGGGCCGGGGCAGAGGTGGTGACCGCATCGCGCAGTGCGCCCCCGGCGGACCTGCCGGCCACGTTCATCCGGGCGGATCTGGCCACCGAGCAAGATGTTGAGGACCTGGGGCGCCGAGTCCTCGACAGCATCGGCGGCGTGGACATTCTGGTCAACAACGCGGGTGCCGCCAGTGGGCCGGCCCCGACCCTGGCGCGGTCCGACGAGTCGTGGGTCTCGGATCTGGACATGAACCTGCTCGCGGCGGTGCGGCTCGACCGGGCGCTGGTGCCGGGGATGGTCGAGCGCGGGTCCGGTGTGGTCGTGCACGTGTCGTCGATCGCGAGCCGCCTCCCGCAGCGCGGCGAGGCGTCCTATGCGGCGGCGAAAGCAGCGCTCAACGCCTACAGCCGCGAGCTCGCGACCGAGGTCGGCGGGCACGGGGTGCGAGTGGTGTGCGTCCTGCCGGGCTTCGTGATCACCGACGGCGCGTTGGCTCATCTGCAGACGATGGCCGAGCAGCAGGGCATCGGTGTGGAGGAGGTGAAGCAGCAGATCGTGAACCACCTGGACCTACCGATGGGCCGGCCCGGTGATCCCGAGGACGTCGCGGAGATGATCGCGTTCTTGGCCTCG
- a CDS encoding DsbA family protein, with product MSRTARKRRNPTLPTTGGMSNRKFSLIIIAVFVVCVGVLFGISRYGAEDPSDPAAAASIAVRDNSLRLSGAPGATVDFVEFLDFECEACAAAHPAVEQLRADYAGRVNFVIRYFPIASHANAERAARAVEAAAQQGALEPMYKRMFETQIEWGEQQVPMDERFRGYARDLGLDLARFDATYDDPATMERIDADRQDGYTLGVRGTPTFFVNGERLEPESLDDLRRALDDALAGS from the coding sequence ATGTCCCGAACAGCCCGCAAGCGCCGCAACCCGACCCTGCCCACGACGGGTGGGATGTCGAACCGGAAGTTCTCGCTCATCATCATCGCCGTCTTCGTCGTCTGCGTCGGCGTGCTGTTCGGCATCAGCCGCTACGGCGCCGAGGACCCCTCCGACCCGGCCGCCGCGGCGTCGATCGCGGTCCGCGACAACAGCCTGCGCCTGTCCGGTGCGCCCGGCGCCACCGTCGACTTCGTCGAGTTCCTCGACTTCGAGTGCGAGGCCTGCGCCGCCGCCCACCCGGCCGTCGAGCAGCTCCGCGCCGACTACGCCGGCCGCGTCAACTTCGTCATCCGCTACTTCCCGATCGCCAGCCATGCCAACGCCGAACGCGCGGCGCGGGCGGTCGAGGCCGCCGCTCAGCAGGGTGCGCTGGAGCCGATGTACAAGCGGATGTTCGAGACCCAGATCGAGTGGGGCGAGCAGCAGGTCCCGATGGACGAGCGCTTCCGCGGCTACGCCCGCGATCTCGGCCTGGACCTGGCGCGCTTCGACGCGACCTACGACGACCCGGCGACGATGGAGCGGATCGACGCCGACCGCCAGGACGGCTACACCCTCGGGGTGCGGGGGACCCCGACGTTCTTCGTCAACGGCGAGCGGCTCGAACCGGAGTCCCTCGACGACCTGCGTCGCGCTCTCGACGATGCGCTCGCCGGGAGCTGA
- a CDS encoding M23 family metallopeptidase, with protein sequence MPSCPTLLSALPTALPVPPAGTGGALFALAAGALVAGAQTSYDELAPPVLDAEVRPVAVLSFQPITSTAGSAGSVNDADLPAAATSDDLAALAKGARAGEEAQRRSTLLSRARAEGAPAAAMDGDEVTVQPVSGRITSTAGPRWGSTHYGLDIANRIGTPIFAVADGVVEKSGPAGGFGLWVVLRHSDGSRSVYGHINQAFVTAGEQVSAGDRIAEVGNRGQSTGPHLHLEIRQGSVSGDRVDPAGWLRERGLEPAG encoded by the coding sequence ATGCCGTCGTGTCCGACCCTGCTCTCCGCCCTGCCCACTGCCCTGCCGGTTCCGCCCGCGGGGACCGGTGGAGCGCTGTTCGCGCTCGCCGCCGGCGCGCTCGTCGCCGGTGCCCAGACCAGCTATGACGAACTCGCACCCCCGGTCCTCGACGCCGAGGTCCGCCCCGTCGCGGTGCTGTCCTTCCAGCCGATCACGAGCACGGCCGGGTCCGCCGGATCGGTGAACGATGCCGACCTGCCGGCGGCGGCCACGTCCGACGACCTCGCCGCGCTGGCCAAGGGCGCCCGCGCCGGGGAGGAGGCACAGCGGCGGTCCACCCTGCTGTCCCGGGCACGTGCCGAAGGAGCCCCCGCGGCCGCGATGGACGGCGACGAGGTGACGGTGCAGCCGGTCTCAGGCCGGATCACCTCGACGGCGGGCCCGCGCTGGGGATCCACGCACTACGGCCTCGACATCGCCAATCGGATCGGAACCCCGATCTTCGCCGTCGCCGACGGCGTGGTGGAGAAGTCCGGGCCGGCCGGCGGCTTCGGCCTGTGGGTGGTGCTCCGGCACTCCGACGGGTCCCGCTCGGTCTACGGGCACATCAACCAGGCGTTCGTCACCGCCGGCGAGCAGGTGTCGGCGGGGGACCGGATCGCCGAGGTCGGCAACCGTGGCCAGTCCACCGGTCCGCACCTGCATCTGGAGATCCGGCAGGGATCGGTGTCCGGGGACAGGGTCGACCCCGCCGGATGGCTTCGCGAACGCGGCCTGGAGCCGGCCGGATGA
- a CDS encoding L,D-transpeptidase: MVNRTAGRTRRAKIVAAVVAVAGIGLAGTALAEVEQGDVARQAHAEALTPGTPCSVSTRACVDLESQRAWLIRDGKVTRGPVPIASGGAGQETPVGHSFRVYRKNKDHVSGEFNGPDGNPAPMPWSVFFADGGVAFHGGDRERASAGCVKLDLPEAEAFFNDLAQGDKVQVVNASAEQAARGGAPANS; encoded by the coding sequence ATGGTGAACCGCACGGCCGGGCGAACCCGCCGAGCCAAGATCGTCGCCGCCGTGGTGGCGGTGGCGGGCATCGGCCTGGCCGGCACCGCGCTGGCCGAGGTCGAGCAGGGTGACGTGGCCCGGCAGGCGCACGCCGAGGCGCTCACCCCCGGCACCCCGTGCTCGGTCTCGACCCGGGCGTGCGTCGATCTGGAGTCGCAGCGGGCCTGGCTGATCCGCGACGGCAAGGTGACCCGCGGGCCGGTACCGATCGCGTCCGGCGGCGCCGGGCAGGAGACCCCGGTGGGGCACTCGTTCCGCGTCTACCGCAAGAACAAGGACCATGTCAGCGGGGAGTTCAACGGACCCGACGGCAACCCGGCACCGATGCCGTGGTCGGTCTTCTTCGCCGACGGCGGCGTCGCCTTCCACGGTGGCGACCGCGAGCGCGCGTCCGCCGGTTGCGTGAAGCTGGACCTGCCCGAGGCCGAGGCGTTCTTCAACGACCTCGCCCAGGGCGACAAGGTCCAGGTCGTCAACGCCTCCGCCGAGCAGGCCGCCCGGGGCGGGGCACCCGCGAACAGCTGA
- a CDS encoding alpha/beta hydrolase family protein — MTAHTGTAAGVPFTALAPEGIDGPAPLLLTWHMLDAPRTDAAFAAALPMSTVPAWRVHLAMPMCGARMVDGSLDAAIALARDDVLLSFLAPFTRQAAAELPDVVTDLRAQLPTDDGPVSLLGGSLGGAVVLRALTAGEVPVRAAALVNPAVRLRSVVPLVEGLAGRPYRWTPEADRVADELDFVARAGELADRPPLLIVSGEDDHPALRADAEALQAAVRTRHGDARLVTVPGLAHPLAEEPGLEPAPQTPAARAVDGILVNWFSSQLEDASSVRGS, encoded by the coding sequence ATGACGGCCCACACCGGCACCGCCGCAGGGGTTCCGTTCACCGCGCTGGCGCCCGAGGGGATCGACGGGCCGGCGCCGCTCCTGCTGACCTGGCACATGCTCGACGCGCCGCGCACCGACGCCGCCTTCGCCGCAGCGCTCCCGATGAGCACCGTGCCGGCCTGGCGGGTCCACCTGGCCATGCCCATGTGCGGCGCCCGGATGGTCGACGGGAGCCTCGACGCAGCCATCGCCCTGGCCCGCGACGACGTGCTCCTGTCCTTCCTCGCCCCGTTCACCCGGCAGGCCGCCGCCGAACTCCCGGACGTGGTCACCGATCTGCGCGCACAGCTGCCCACCGACGACGGCCCGGTCAGCCTGCTCGGCGGCTCCCTGGGTGGTGCCGTGGTCCTGCGTGCCCTGACCGCCGGCGAGGTCCCGGTCCGGGCCGCCGCGCTGGTCAATCCGGCTGTGCGACTGCGCTCGGTCGTCCCCCTCGTCGAGGGGCTCGCCGGCCGGCCCTACCGCTGGACCCCGGAGGCCGACCGGGTCGCGGACGAGCTGGACTTCGTCGCCCGAGCCGGCGAGCTCGCCGACCGGCCACCGCTGCTGATCGTCAGCGGCGAGGACGACCATCCCGCCCTGCGCGCCGACGCCGAGGCACTGCAGGCCGCGGTGCGCACCCGGCACGGCGACGCCCGGCTGGTGACGGTGCCGGGCCTCGCCCATCCCCTCGCCGAGGAGCCGGGCCTCGAGCCCGCGCCGCAGACCCCGGCCGCGCGGGCCGTGGACGGGATCCTCGTGAACTGGTTCAGCTCACAGCTGGAGGACGCGAGCAGTGTTCGTGGATCGTGA